In the Pseudoliparis swirei isolate HS2019 ecotype Mariana Trench chromosome 19, NWPU_hadal_v1, whole genome shotgun sequence genome, one interval contains:
- the fut11 gene encoding alpha-(1,3)-fucosyltransferase 11 isoform X3: MMAGRGRLVPCACLGLLGVLCWVWVSFASFPDELPLEALEERGAFQPQSALSQMDFASIGPYRGPGNNDLRSNKELPILLWWSGGLFPHFPGDSERIDCATSSCLVTSNRKVQLYRRTASIIFYGTDFRAYEAPLPRLRHQTWALFHEESPMNNYFLSHGPGIRLFNYTATFRRESDYPLTLQWLPSLDYLLEPVVVSLEEKNRLRREGLGPVLYMQSHCDVPSDRNRYVQELMKYIQVDSYGKCLNNKPLPARLEDTSTATGEEDIFMKFVARYKFHLALENGLCPDYMTEKLWRPLHQGCVPVYRGSPAVTDWLPSNRSAIIIDDFPSPKALADFLKRLDEDDQEYAKYLEFKSPGRTTNTRLLEALESREWGVNDMSKPNYLNGFECYVCDQENARVAAERAYRKAPKKNPPPRSATANNSHMGCPLPRPGYGHAHELPADDGWLHIWPQDYWQSLDQAEGLESLIRHNESDPSLLWKHIQNIAVGRARGKH; encoded by the exons ATG ATGGCAGGTCGGGGCAGGCTGGTGCCCTGTGCGTGTCTGGGCCTGTTGGGGGTCCTGTGCTGGGTCTGGGTCTCTTTTGCCTCCTTTCCAGATGAACTCCCCCTTGAGGCCTTGGAGGAGCGAGGAGCCTTCCAGCCTCAGAGTGCTCTGTCTCAGATGGACTTTGCCTCCATCGGTCCGTACAGAGGACCAGGCAACAATGACCTCCGCAGCAACAAGGAGCTGCCCATCCTCCTCTGGTGGAGTGGGGGTCTGTTCCCACATTTCCCTGGGGACTCTGAACGCATCGACTGTGCCACTTCCTCCTGCCTGGTCACAAGCAACCGCAAG GTCCAGCTGTACAGACGGACCGCATCCATCATCTTTTATGGAACAGACTTCCGGGCTTATGAGGCGCCACTCCCTCGCCTCCGCCACCAGACGTGGGCTCTGTTCCATGAAGAGTCTCCTATGAATAACTACTTCCTCTCCCACGGGCCGGGGATCCGGCTGTTCAACTACACGGCCACGTTTCGCAGGGAGTCCGACTACCCGCTGACCCTGCAGTGGCTCCCTTCTCTGGACTACTTACTGGAGCCCGTGGTCGTGTCCCTGGAGGAGAAGAACCGGCTGAGGAGGGAGGGCCTGGGTCCGGTGCTCTACATGCAGTCTCACTGCGATGTTCCATCAGACAGAAACCGATACGTCCAGGAGCTCATGAAGTATATTCAG GTCGACTCTTATGGGAAATGCTTGAACAACAAACCGCTGCCTGCTCGTCTGGAGGACACGTCCACAGCTACCGGCGAAGAGGACATCTTTATGAAGTTTGTCGCACGCTATAAATTCCACCTGGCGCTGGAGAACGGCCTGTGTCCCGATTACATGACGGAGAAGCTGTGGCGGCCGCTCCACCAGGGCTGCGTGCCCGTCTACCGAGGCTCCCCCGCGGTGACCGACTGGCTGCCCAGCAACCGCTCCGCCATCATCATCGATGACTTCCCCTCACCCAAAGCCCTCGCCGACTTCCTCAAGCGCCTTGACGAGGACGACCAGGAGTATGCTAAATATCTAGAGTTCAAAAGCCCCGGCCGCACCACCAACACCCGTTTGTTGGAGGCTCTGGAGAGCCGTGAGTGGGGCGTGAACGACATGAGTAAACCCAACTACCTGAATGGCTTTGAATGTTACGTGTGTGACCAGGAGAATGCCCGGGTGGCGGCGGAACGAGCGTACCGGAAAGCCCCGAAGAAGAACCCGCCGCCTCGCTCTGCAACGGCCAACAACTCCCACATGGGCTGCCCGCTGCCGCGCCCGGGGTACGGACACGCCCACGAGCTACCGGCCGACGACGG ATGGTTGCATATATGGCCTCAGGATTACTGGCAGAGCCTGGACCAGGCGGAGGGGCTGGAGTCTCTGATACGACACAACGAGTCGGACCCTTCGCTGCTGTGGAAACACATCCAGAACATCGCTGTGGGCCGAGCCCGAGGGAAGCACTGA
- the fut11 gene encoding alpha-(1,3)-fucosyltransferase 11 isoform X2, with translation MMAGRGRLVPCACLGLLGVLCWVWVSFASFPDELPLEALEERGAFQPQSALSQMDFASIGPYRGPGNNDLRSNKELPILLWWSGGLFPHFPGDSERIDCATSSCLVTSNRKSSWVWSRQVQLYRRTASIIFYGTDFRAYEAPLPRLRHQTWALFHEESPMNNYFLSHGPGIRLFNYTATFRRESDYPLTLQWLPSLDYLLEPVVVSLEEKNRLRREGLGPVLYMQSHCDVPSDRNRYVQELMKYIQVDSYGKCLNNKPLPARLEDTSTATGEEDIFMKFVARYKFHLALENGLCPDYMTEKLWRPLHQGCVPVYRGSPAVTDWLPSNRSAIIIDDFPSPKALADFLKRLDEDDQEYAKYLEFKSPGRTTNTRLLEALESREWGVNDMSKPNYLNGFECYVCDQENARVAAERAYRKAPKKNPPPRSATANNSHMGCPLPRPGYGHAHELPADDGWLHIWPQDYWQSLDQAEGLESLIRHNESDPSLLWKHIQNIAVGRARGKH, from the exons ATG ATGGCAGGTCGGGGCAGGCTGGTGCCCTGTGCGTGTCTGGGCCTGTTGGGGGTCCTGTGCTGGGTCTGGGTCTCTTTTGCCTCCTTTCCAGATGAACTCCCCCTTGAGGCCTTGGAGGAGCGAGGAGCCTTCCAGCCTCAGAGTGCTCTGTCTCAGATGGACTTTGCCTCCATCGGTCCGTACAGAGGACCAGGCAACAATGACCTCCGCAGCAACAAGGAGCTGCCCATCCTCCTCTGGTGGAGTGGGGGTCTGTTCCCACATTTCCCTGGGGACTCTGAACGCATCGACTGTGCCACTTCCTCCTGCCTGGTCACAAGCAACCGCAAG TCATCGTGGGTTTGGTCCCGACAGGTCCAGCTGTACAGACGGACCGCATCCATCATCTTTTATGGAACAGACTTCCGGGCTTATGAGGCGCCACTCCCTCGCCTCCGCCACCAGACGTGGGCTCTGTTCCATGAAGAGTCTCCTATGAATAACTACTTCCTCTCCCACGGGCCGGGGATCCGGCTGTTCAACTACACGGCCACGTTTCGCAGGGAGTCCGACTACCCGCTGACCCTGCAGTGGCTCCCTTCTCTGGACTACTTACTGGAGCCCGTGGTCGTGTCCCTGGAGGAGAAGAACCGGCTGAGGAGGGAGGGCCTGGGTCCGGTGCTCTACATGCAGTCTCACTGCGATGTTCCATCAGACAGAAACCGATACGTCCAGGAGCTCATGAAGTATATTCAG GTCGACTCTTATGGGAAATGCTTGAACAACAAACCGCTGCCTGCTCGTCTGGAGGACACGTCCACAGCTACCGGCGAAGAGGACATCTTTATGAAGTTTGTCGCACGCTATAAATTCCACCTGGCGCTGGAGAACGGCCTGTGTCCCGATTACATGACGGAGAAGCTGTGGCGGCCGCTCCACCAGGGCTGCGTGCCCGTCTACCGAGGCTCCCCCGCGGTGACCGACTGGCTGCCCAGCAACCGCTCCGCCATCATCATCGATGACTTCCCCTCACCCAAAGCCCTCGCCGACTTCCTCAAGCGCCTTGACGAGGACGACCAGGAGTATGCTAAATATCTAGAGTTCAAAAGCCCCGGCCGCACCACCAACACCCGTTTGTTGGAGGCTCTGGAGAGCCGTGAGTGGGGCGTGAACGACATGAGTAAACCCAACTACCTGAATGGCTTTGAATGTTACGTGTGTGACCAGGAGAATGCCCGGGTGGCGGCGGAACGAGCGTACCGGAAAGCCCCGAAGAAGAACCCGCCGCCTCGCTCTGCAACGGCCAACAACTCCCACATGGGCTGCCCGCTGCCGCGCCCGGGGTACGGACACGCCCACGAGCTACCGGCCGACGACGG ATGGTTGCATATATGGCCTCAGGATTACTGGCAGAGCCTGGACCAGGCGGAGGGGCTGGAGTCTCTGATACGACACAACGAGTCGGACCCTTCGCTGCTGTGGAAACACATCCAGAACATCGCTGTGGGCCGAGCCCGAGGGAAGCACTGA
- the fut11 gene encoding alpha-(1,3)-fucosyltransferase 11 isoform X1 → MMAGRGRLVPCACLGLLGVLCWVWVSFASFPDELPLEALEERGAFQPQSALSQMDFASIGPYRGPGNNDLRSNKELPILLWWSGGLFPHFPGDSERIDCATSSCLVTSNRKQSSWVWSRQVQLYRRTASIIFYGTDFRAYEAPLPRLRHQTWALFHEESPMNNYFLSHGPGIRLFNYTATFRRESDYPLTLQWLPSLDYLLEPVVVSLEEKNRLRREGLGPVLYMQSHCDVPSDRNRYVQELMKYIQVDSYGKCLNNKPLPARLEDTSTATGEEDIFMKFVARYKFHLALENGLCPDYMTEKLWRPLHQGCVPVYRGSPAVTDWLPSNRSAIIIDDFPSPKALADFLKRLDEDDQEYAKYLEFKSPGRTTNTRLLEALESREWGVNDMSKPNYLNGFECYVCDQENARVAAERAYRKAPKKNPPPRSATANNSHMGCPLPRPGYGHAHELPADDGWLHIWPQDYWQSLDQAEGLESLIRHNESDPSLLWKHIQNIAVGRARGKH, encoded by the exons ATG ATGGCAGGTCGGGGCAGGCTGGTGCCCTGTGCGTGTCTGGGCCTGTTGGGGGTCCTGTGCTGGGTCTGGGTCTCTTTTGCCTCCTTTCCAGATGAACTCCCCCTTGAGGCCTTGGAGGAGCGAGGAGCCTTCCAGCCTCAGAGTGCTCTGTCTCAGATGGACTTTGCCTCCATCGGTCCGTACAGAGGACCAGGCAACAATGACCTCCGCAGCAACAAGGAGCTGCCCATCCTCCTCTGGTGGAGTGGGGGTCTGTTCCCACATTTCCCTGGGGACTCTGAACGCATCGACTGTGCCACTTCCTCCTGCCTGGTCACAAGCAACCGCAAG CAGTCATCGTGGGTTTGGTCCCGACAGGTCCAGCTGTACAGACGGACCGCATCCATCATCTTTTATGGAACAGACTTCCGGGCTTATGAGGCGCCACTCCCTCGCCTCCGCCACCAGACGTGGGCTCTGTTCCATGAAGAGTCTCCTATGAATAACTACTTCCTCTCCCACGGGCCGGGGATCCGGCTGTTCAACTACACGGCCACGTTTCGCAGGGAGTCCGACTACCCGCTGACCCTGCAGTGGCTCCCTTCTCTGGACTACTTACTGGAGCCCGTGGTCGTGTCCCTGGAGGAGAAGAACCGGCTGAGGAGGGAGGGCCTGGGTCCGGTGCTCTACATGCAGTCTCACTGCGATGTTCCATCAGACAGAAACCGATACGTCCAGGAGCTCATGAAGTATATTCAG GTCGACTCTTATGGGAAATGCTTGAACAACAAACCGCTGCCTGCTCGTCTGGAGGACACGTCCACAGCTACCGGCGAAGAGGACATCTTTATGAAGTTTGTCGCACGCTATAAATTCCACCTGGCGCTGGAGAACGGCCTGTGTCCCGATTACATGACGGAGAAGCTGTGGCGGCCGCTCCACCAGGGCTGCGTGCCCGTCTACCGAGGCTCCCCCGCGGTGACCGACTGGCTGCCCAGCAACCGCTCCGCCATCATCATCGATGACTTCCCCTCACCCAAAGCCCTCGCCGACTTCCTCAAGCGCCTTGACGAGGACGACCAGGAGTATGCTAAATATCTAGAGTTCAAAAGCCCCGGCCGCACCACCAACACCCGTTTGTTGGAGGCTCTGGAGAGCCGTGAGTGGGGCGTGAACGACATGAGTAAACCCAACTACCTGAATGGCTTTGAATGTTACGTGTGTGACCAGGAGAATGCCCGGGTGGCGGCGGAACGAGCGTACCGGAAAGCCCCGAAGAAGAACCCGCCGCCTCGCTCTGCAACGGCCAACAACTCCCACATGGGCTGCCCGCTGCCGCGCCCGGGGTACGGACACGCCCACGAGCTACCGGCCGACGACGG ATGGTTGCATATATGGCCTCAGGATTACTGGCAGAGCCTGGACCAGGCGGAGGGGCTGGAGTCTCTGATACGACACAACGAGTCGGACCCTTCGCTGCTGTGGAAACACATCCAGAACATCGCTGTGGGCCGAGCCCGAGGGAAGCACTGA